A part of Aspergillus oryzae RIB40 DNA, chromosome 7 genomic DNA contains:
- the tor gene encoding putative TOR pathway phosphatidylinositol 3-kinase TorA (DNA-dependent protein kinase), producing the protein MPLSLPSKVNYATSIVPRHQSPFESYVDNTDTSKGLEETGAKQFRHSGPWLAGQTEAEFSAYLKKVRSNKPELLQKLRQLFSEKRTAERRKQAQDNGEDLEALEPVKVTEEEFQTYLKSLHWPPEKFLEFYNAVSQRIAQLVVTGSDAHERIGGLLALDRLIDFDGVDAAQKTTRFASYLRSALRSNDNGVLEYAAKALGRLAKPGGALTAELVESEIQSALEWLQSERQESRRVAAVLVIRELAKGSPTLLYGFVPQIFELIWVALRDPKVVIRETASEAVRECFEIIAARDSQVRKSWFARIYEEALQGLKSNNVDWIHGSLLVLKELLLKGAMFMNEHYRNACEIVLRLKDHRDQKIRAQVVLTIPILACYAPVDFTETYLHRFMVYLQAQLKRDKERNEAFIAIGKIANAVGVAIAQYLDGIIVYIREGLAMKARNRAGVNEAPMFECISMLSLAVGPALNNYMESLLDPIFACGLSESLTQALFDMAHFIPQIKPTIQEKLLDMLSLILKGAPFRPLGCPESRLPPIPSFAKDFAPQELHSDAEIALALHTLGSFDFSGHILNEFVRDVAINYVENDNSEIRKASALTCCQLFVHDPIINQTSSHSIQVVSEVIDKLLTVGVGDPDSEIRRTVLWSLDRKFDRHLARPENIRCLFLAVNDEVFSVREAAICIIGRLSSVNPAYVFPPLRKLLVNLLTGLGFASTARQKEESAQLISLFVSNATKLIRSYVDPMVTTLLPKATDTNPGVASTTLKAIGELANVGGGEMKLYLPQLMPVILDSLQDLSSHAKREAALRTLGQLASNSGYVIDPYLEYPHLLAVLINIIKTEQTGSLRKETIKLLGILGALDPYKYQQISETAPDIHHINEVQTVSDVALIMQGLTPSNEEYYPTVVINTLMQNILRENSLAQYHSAVIDAIVTIFKTLGLKCVPFLGQIIPGFIAVIRGSPPSRLESYFNQMAILVNIVRQHIRAFLPEIIEVVRDFWDASYQVQATILLLVEAIAKSLEGEFKKYMAGLIPMMLDTLEKDNTPRRQPSERILHTFLIFGTSGEEYMHLIVPSIVRLFDRTQNPQSIRKTAIDSLTKLSRQVNVSDFASLMVHSLSRVVAGNDRMLRQAAMDCICALIFQLGQDFSHYIHLLNKVLKRHQITHVNYHILVTKLQKGDSLPQDLNPDENYAALADDTNFAEIGQKKMVVNQQHLKNAWDASQKSTREDWQEWIRRFSVELLKESPSPALRACASLAGIYQPLAKDLFNAAFVSCWTELYDQYQEELVRSIEKALTSPNIPPEILQVLLNLAEFMEHDDKALPIDIRTLGKYAAKCHAFAKALHYKELEFEQDQNSGAVEALITINNQLQQSDAAIGILRKAQAYRDVELKETWFEKLQRWEEALAAYKRREKIDPDSFGVTMGKMRCLHALGEWKILSDLAQEKWNQASLEHRRAIAPLAAAAAWGRGQWELMDSYLGVMKEQSPDRSFFGAILAIHRNQFEEATMYIEKARNGLDTELSALLGESYNRAYNVVVRVQMLAELEEIITYKQNIGDPEKQDSMRQTWNKRLLGCQQNVEVWQRMLKVRALVTSPRENLDMWIKFANLCRKSNRMGLAERSLASLETVVSDNNGTRAVAPPEVTYARLKFSWATGRQREALQMLKEFTTSLTEDFTRFNALMISQSEHNGINGVNGIQDTNHGDIMGLRERIGDVAKFRRLLAKSYLRQGEWQTSLQKGDWKPEHVREVLNAYSAATKYNRDSYKAWHSWALANFEVVTTIASQASKDGATLAMVPGHIVTEHVIPAIRGFLRSISLSSTSSLQDTLRLLTLWFTHGGDQEVNAVVTEGFTAVNIDTWLAVTPQLIARINQPNIRVRSAVHRLLAEVGKVHPQALVYPLTVAMKSNVARRSQSASSIMDSMRQHSAKLVEQADLVSHELIRVAVLWHELWHEGLEEASRLYFGDHNVEGMFATLAPLHEMLDKGAETLREVSFAQAFGRDLAEAKHYCMLYRETEEIGDLNQAWDLYYTVFRKISRQLPQLSTLDLKYVSPKLKDCVDLDLAVPGTYQSGRPIIRIMSFDPILHVLQTKKRPRRMTLKGSDGNSYMYALKGHEDIRQDERVMQLFGLVNTLLDNDSESFKRHLSVQRFPAIPLSQSSGILGWVSNSDTLHALIKEYRESRRILLNIEHRIMLQMAPDYDNLTLMQKVEVFGYAMDNTTGKDLYRVLWLKSKSSEAWLERRTNYTRSLGVMSMVGYILGLGDRHPSNLLLDRITGRVVHIDFGDCFEVAMHREKYPERVPFRLTRMLTFAMEVSNIEGSYRITCEAVMRVLRENKDSLMAVLEAFIHDPLINWRLGIRESPDRMPFSSERRQSIIGNINSEQGVQPSNFSRHRRPSILEGGILDAQEGIPNEAREAQNARALQVLARVKEKLTGRDFKPSEELNVSDQVDKLLAQATSVENICQHWIGWCSFW; encoded by the exons ATGCCTCTCTCTTTACCTTCGAAGGTCAATTATGCGACTAGTATTGTTCCTAGGCATCAGAGCCCTTTCGAGTCGTATGTGGACAACACAGATACTAGCAAAGGCCTCGAAGAGACCGGTGCCAAACAATTTAGGCACTCCGGGCCTTGGCTGGCTGGACAGACGGAAGCCGAATTCAGTGCCTACCTGAAGAAAGTGCGGAGCAATAAGCCAGAGCTTTTGCAAAAACTCCGCCAACTCTTCTCCGAAAAGCGAACTGCTGAACGGAGAAAGCAAGCTCAAGATAACGGAGAGGATTTGGAGGCGCTTGAGCCTGTAAAGGTTACGGAAGAGGAGTTCCAGACCTACCTCAAGTCCTTAC ATTGGCCTCCGGAGAAATTTCTTGAATTTTACAATGCCGTCAGCCAGCGCATTGCACAACTTGTTGTCACAGGCAGCGACGCACATGAACGAATCGGTGGCCTACTAGCGCTGGATCGCCTGATAGATTTCGATGGAGTAGATGCTGCCCAGAAGACTACCCGATTTGCCAGTTATCTGCGAAGCGCTCTGCGCAGCAACGATAATGGAGTGTTGGAATACGCTGCCAAAGCTCTGGGCCGTTTGGCTAAACCGGGCGGAGCTCTTACTGCGGAGCTTGTTGAGAGTGAAATACAATCGGCTTTAGAGTGGCTTCAGTCTGAAAGACAAGAGAGTCGACGCGTTGCTGCCGTACTTGTTATCCGCGAACTTGCCAAAGGGTCGCCAACACTTTTGTACGGCTTTGTCCCCCAAATCTTCGAGCTCATCTGGGTTGCACTCAGGGATCCGAAAGTTGTTATCCGAGAAACAGCCTCCGAGGCAGTCAGGGAATGCTTCGAGATTATCGCTGCAAGAGACTCTCAGGTTCGAAAGTCGTGGTTCGCGCGGATTTATGAAGAAGCACTCCAGGGCTTGAAGTCCAACAATGTAGATTGGATTCACGGGTCACTACTAGTCCTCAAAGAGCTCCTTCTCAAGGGTGCAATGTTTATGAATGAACATTACAGGAATGCTTGTGAGATTGTTCTTCGTCTCAAAGATCATCGTGACCAAAAGATTCGCGCACAGGTCGTTTTGACAATCCCTATCCTTGCTTGCTATGCCCCAGTTGACTTCACAGAGACGTATCTTCATAGATTTATGGTCTACCTTCAAGCACAGCTGAAGAGGGACAAGGAGCGCAATGAGGCATTCATTGCTATAGGAAAGATTGCGAACGCTGTCGGCGTGGCCATTGCGCAATACCTTGATGGGATCATCGTTTATATCAGAGAAGGCCTGGCCATGAAAGCAAGAAATCGCGCCGGTGTTAATGAAGCGCCAATGTTCGAGTGCATCAGCATGTTGTCATTAGCTGTAGGACCGGCGCTTAACAACTACATGGAATCGTTGCTAGATCCAATCTTTGCGTGCGGGCTAAGCGAATCATTAACTCAGGCGCTTTTTGATATGGCACATTTTATCCCACAAATCAAGCCTACTATCCAAGAAAAGCTTTTGGATATGTTGAGTCTGATTCTTAAAGGAGCCCCGTTCCGGCCTTTGGGTTGCCCAGAGAGCAGATTGCCCCCTATTCCATCATTTGCGAAAGACTTCGCCCCCCAAGAGTTGCATTCAGATGCAGAGATAGCACTAGCACTTCACACTCTGGGAAGCTTCGATTTCTCTGGTCACATTCTTAACGAGTTTGTTCGCGATGTCGCCATCAACTATGTTGAGAATGACAACTCTGAAATTCGGAAAGCTTCAGCACTTACATGCTGTCAGCTATTTGTCCACGATCCAATTATCAATCAGACTAGTAGTCACTCAATACAGGTTGTTAGTGAAGTCATTGACAAGCTTCTGACGGTTGGTGTCGGCGATCCTGATTCAGAGATCCGGCGCACAGTTTTGTGGTCATTGGATCGCAAATTCGACCGCCATCTTGCACGGCCAGAGAATATTCGTTGTTTGTTCCTTGCGGTTAATGATGAAGTATTTTCTGTCAGAGAAGCTGCCATCTGCATCATTGGGCGCCTCTCAAGTGTGAATCCGGCCTACGTATTCCCGCCTCTTCGAAAACTACTGGTCAATCTTCTGACGGGGCTTGGATTTGCCAGCACGGCTcgccaaaaagaagagagtgCTCAGCTTATCAGCTTGTTTGTCTCAAATGCGACAAAACTCATCAGGTCATATGTCGATCCTATGGTGACCACCTTGCTCCCAAAAGCCACTGACACTAACCCCGGTGTCGCTTCGACCACTTTAAAAGCTATCGGTGAACTTGCAAATGTCGGGGGAGGCGAGATGAAGTTGTACCTGCCACAGCTGATGCCTGTCATATTGGATTCGTTGCAGGACCTCTCTTCCCATGCCAAGCGGGAGGCAGCCTTGCGTACGCTGGGTCAGCTAGCCAGCAACTCTGGATACGTTATTGACCCGTATCTTGAGTACCCTCATCTCCTTGCTGTGCTTATCAATATAATCAAGACGGAACAAACGGGGTCTCTGCGGAAGGAGACAATCAAATTGCTAGGTATTCTTGGCGCTTTGGATCCGTACAAGTACCAGCAAATAAGTGAAACTGCACCAGATATTCACCATATCAATGAAGTCCAAACTGTCTCCGACGTCGCTTTGATTATGCAAGGGCTCACTCCTTCCAATGAAGAGTACTACCCGACAGTGGTCATCAACACCTTGATGCAGAATATACTTCGCGAAAACTCCCTCGCCCAATACCATTCAGCGGTTATTGATGCTATCGTCACTATCTTCAAAACTTTGGGATTGAAGTGCGTGCCATTTTTGGGACAAATAATCCCTGGCTTTATAGCCGTAATAAGAGGATCGCCCCCTAGCCGTTTGGAGTCGTACTTTAACCAGATGGCGATATTGGTCAATATTGTGAGGCAGCACATTCGGGCCTTCCTTCCGGAGATTATTGAAGTTGTTCGCGATTTCTGGGATGCATCATATCAAGTTCAAGCCACGATATTATTGCTTGTGGAGGCCATTGCCAAGTCTTTAGAAGGTGAATTCAAGAAATACATGGCGGGCCTCATTCCCATGATGTTGGATACCCTCGAGAAGGACAACACACCACGTCGACAGCCTTCAGAAAGGATACTTCACactttcctcatctttgGCACCAGTGGGGAGGAGTATATGCATTTAATTGTTCCCTCTATTGTGCGCCTTTTCGACAGAACTCAAAACCCACAGAGCATTCGGAAGACCGCCATCGATAGTCTGACGAAACTATCACGGCAAGTCAATGTATCTGACTTTGCGTCTTTGATGGTCCATTCCTTGTCCCGTGTTGTTGCGGGCAACGATCGAATGTTGCGACAGGCCGCTATGGACTGTATTTGTGCTCTCATTTTCCAGTTGGGCCAGGATTTCAGTCACTACATCCATCTTCTGAACAAGGTTTTGAAACGTCACCAGATCACTCATGTCAATTATCATATTCTGGTGACGAAATTACAGAAAGGAGACTCACTTCCGCAGGATCTTAACCCTGATGAGAATTATGCAGCCCTGGCGGATGATACTAACTTTGCCGAGATcggccagaagaagatggttgTCAACCAGCAGCACTTGAAGAATGCCTGGGATGCCTCTCAAAAGTCGACACGTGAGGACTGGCAGGAGTGGATACGACGATTCAGTGTGGAACTTTTGAAGGAgtctccttctccagccCTGCGTGCATGCGCCAGTCTAGCTGGCATTTACCAGCCATTGGCCAAAGATCTGTTCAATGCTGCCTTCGTATCCTGCTGGACTGAGTTGTATGACCAATACCAGGAAGAGCTTGTTCGGTCGATCGAAAAGGCGCTCACGTCACCTAATATCCCTCCTGAAATCTTGCAGGTTTTGCTCAACCTCGCTGAGTTTATGGAGCACGACGACAAAGCTCTCCCCATCGACATCCGCACACTTGGCAAATACGCTGCCAAGTGTCACGCATTTGCTAAAGCTCTCCACTATAAAGAACTTGAGTTCGAACAGGATCAAAATTCGGGTGCAGTTGAGGCTCTGattaccatcaacaaccagCTTCAACAATCTGATGCTGCCATTGGTATTCTTCGGAAAGCCCAAGCTTATCGGGATGTGGAACTTAAGGAAACCTGGTTCGAAAAGCTTCAGCGCTGGGAGGAGGCCCTTGCTGCCTACAAGAGACGTGAGAAGATAGACCCGGATTCCTTTGGCGTCACAATGGGCAAAATGCGCTGTCTGCACGCCCTTGGTGAGTGGAAAATATTATCTGATCTCGCCCAAGAGAAGTGGAATCAGGCCTCATTAGAACATCGGAGAGCCATTGCTCCTCTcgctgctgcggctgcatgGGGTCGTGGTCAATGGGAATTGATGGATTCCTACCTGGGTGTTATGAAAGAACAGTCACCCGACAGGTCATTCTTTGGTGCCATTCTTGCCATTCATCGGAACCAGTTCGAGGAGGCAACGATGTATATCGAGAAAGCGCGGAATGGACTTGACACCGAACTTTCAGCCTTGCTTGGTGAATCATATAACCGTGCTTACAATGTCGTCGTCCGCGTTCAGATGCTCGCTGAACTCGAGGAAATCATTACTTACAAGCAGAACATCGGTGATCCAGAGAAGCAGGATTCTATGCGCCAAACATGGAACAAACGGTTACTTGGCTGCCAACAAAATGTTGAAGTATGGCAGCGTATGCTCAAGGTTAGAGCACTTGTCACCTCCCCTCGAGAAAACCTTGACATGTGGATTAAATTCGCCAATCTTTGTCGCAAATCCAATCGAATGGGACTTGCTGAGCGGTCTCTGGCATCTCTGGAAACCGTTGTTTCTGACAACAATGGTACCCGGGCTGTAGCTCCTCCAGAGGTCACATATGCTCGCCTAAAGTTCAGCTGGGCTACTGGGCGGCAGCGTGAAGCTCTTCAGATGCTTAAGGAGTTCACTACAAGTCTCACCGAAGACTTCACGAGATTCAATGCTCTCATGATCTCTCAGTCAGAGCATAATGGCATTAATGGCGTTAACGGCATCCAAGATACAAACCATGGAGATATAATGGGTCTACGAGAGCGTATTGGGGATGTGGCCAAGTTCAGAAGGCTCCTTGCTAAGAGCTACCTTAGACAGGGGGAGTGGCAGACTTCTCTACAAAAAGGAGATTGGAAACCGGAGCACGTCCGAGAGGTCCTCAACGCATACTCTGCCGCTACGAAATACAACCGTGATTCTTACAAAGCTTGGCATTCGTGGGCATTGGCCAACTTTGAAGTCGTTACAACAATCGCAAGCCAAGCTAGCAAAGATGGCGCGACATTGGCCATGGTTCCTGGGCACATTGTAACAGAGCATGTGATACCAGCTATTCGTGGTTTCCTCAGGTCCATATCCTTGTCGTCAACCTCATCTTTGCAAGATACCCTGAGGTTACTTACCCTCTGGTTTACTCACGGTGGCGATCAGGAAGTAAATGCCGTTGTTACAGAAGGTTTCACGGCGGTGAATATCGACACCTGGCTCGCGGTAACACCGCAACTCATAGCACGAATTAATCAACCGAATATTCGGGTCCGAAGCGCTGTCCATCGACTACTTGCTGAGGTCGGTAAGGTTCATCCTCAGGCGCTGGTGTATCCATTGACTGTTGCGATGAAATCAAACGTTGCCCGACGGTCGCAGTCTGCAAGTAGCATCATGGACAGTATGCGGCAACATAGTGCAAAACTGGTCGAACAAGCTGATCTTGTAAGTCATGAATTGATTCGGGTTGCCGTTCTATGGCACGAGCTCTGGCACgaaggattggaagaagctTCCCGCCTCTATTTCGGTGACCACAATGTCGAAGGAATGTTTGCAACTCTAGCACCACTCCATGAAATGCTTGATAAGGGGGCCGAAACGTTACGCGAAGTATCCTTCGCACAGGCGTTTGGTCGTGACCTTGCAGAGGCAAAGCATTACTGCATGCTATACCGTGAGACCGAAGAGATTGGTGACCTGAACCAAGCTTGGGATCTCTACTACACCGTGTTCCGGAAGATAAGCAGACAGCTTCCGCAATTGTCTACACTTGACTTGAAATATGTCTCTCCTAAACTTAAAGACTGTGTCGACCTTGATCTTGCTGTTCCGGGCACCTACCAGAGTGGCCGACCGATCATCCGTATCATGAGCTTCGATCCTATACTTCATGTCCTTCAAACCAAGAAACGACCACGCAGAATGACCCTGAAAGGTAGCGATGGTAATTCATACATGTACGCACTTAAGGGACATGAAGATATTAGACAAGATGAGCGAGTCATGCAGCTCTTTGGCCTCGTGAATACGCTCCTTGACAATGACAGTGAGAGCTTTAAACGCCATCTTTCAGTGCAACGATTCCCAGCCATTCCATTGTCTCAGAGCTCTGGTATCCTAGGCTGGGTCTCGAACAGTGACACTCTACACGCATTGATCAAAGAATACCGTGAGAGCCGCCGAATTCTCCTGAACATTGAACACCGCATCATGTTGCAGATGGCGCCAGATTATGACAACCTTACTCTCATGCAGAAAGTGGAAGTCTTTGGATATGCTATGGATAACACCACAGGAAAAGATCTGTACCGGGTCTTGTGGCTCAAGAGTAAAAGCTCAGAAGCGTGGCTGGAGCGACGAACAAACTACACTCGGTCCCTTGGTGTTATGTCAATGGTGGGTTACATTCTTGGTCTGGGTGATCGTCATCCGTCCAATCTTCTTTTGGACCGAATTACTGGAAGAGTGGTTCACATTGATTTTGGTGACTGCTTCGAAGTTGCAATGCATCGGGAGAAATATCCCGAAAGAGTTCCGTTCCGGTTGACTCGTATGTTGACCTTTGCCATGGAAGTCAGCAACATTGAAGGAAGCTACCGGATCACGTGTGAGGCTGTCATGCGTGTCTTGAGAGAGAACAAAGACTCTCTGATGGCTGTTCTGGAAGCT TTTATTCATGATCCTTTGATCAACTGGCGCCTAGGAATCCGTGAGTCGCCAGACAGgatgccattctcatcaGAGCGCCGGCAATCGATTATTGGTAATATCAACTCTGAACAGGGTGTCCAACCCAGCAACTTCTCCCGTCACCGACGGCCATCTATTCTTGAAGGTGGCATTCTTGATGCTCAGGAAGGCATACCTAATGAAGCCCGTGAAGCACAGAACGCACGCGCCCTACAAGTGCTGGCGAgggtcaaggagaagctaACGGGCCGAGATTTCAAGCCCAGTGAGGAGCTCAATGTCAGTGATCAGGTTGACAAACTCCTTGCGCAGGCAACTAGCGTTGAAAATATTTGTCAGCACTGGATTGGATGGTGCAGTTTCTGGTGA
- a CDS encoding Rtr1/RPAP2 family protein phosphatase (predicted protein) — MSTSRSHLKTSLPSAHAASTQAPSSMRRAPPKSTVSLQQKGQPANKPDADPRHLAIALHHAHRIQAQKDTESLILDRILELVTFPSSPSADPASPSPEDAQAFKSALIPFQPADYDNLIQERNIEGLCGYGLCPREHRKDDSRGAYRITWGAKGSGPGGRGRDMNIVPREKLEMWCSDECAERALYIRVQLAEEPVWERRADDARGKNLLLLEEGRATTRGGKGSSNLAGDMSKLSVRDSAQSRELALERGDANPALRAGRVDVQIQEKDNLAYEHVTAPEMRPGDDKGGSIEGYVPQEF, encoded by the exons atgtccaccagTCGGTCCCATCTGAAGACCTCCCTTCCTTCGGCTCATGCTGCTTCCACACAGGCTCCGTCCAGCATGCGCCGTGCGCCACCAAAGTCCACTGTGTCGCTCCAGCAAAAAGGACAGCCAGCGAACAAGCCAGACGCTGATCCACGTCACCTCGCCATAGCTTTACATCATGCGCACCGTATTCAGGCCCAAAAGGATACGGAATCTCTTATCTTGGATCGCATTCTCGAACTCGTCACGTTTCCGTCTTCACCTTCAGCAGATCCTGCTTCTCCGTCACCCGAAGATGCCCAGGCTTTCAAATCAGCTTTGATACCATTCCAGCCAGCTGACTACGATAATTTGATCCAAGAGCGGAATATTGAGGGTCTCTGTGGTTACGGTTTATGTCCTCGCGAGCACCGTAAGGACGACTCTCGTGGGGCTTATCGCATAACGTGGGGTGCCAAAGGGAGTGGCCCTGGTGGCCGGGGCCGGGATATGAACATAGTTCCTCGCGAAAAGCTTGAGATGTGGTGTTCGGATGAGTGTGCTGAAAGAGCTTTGTACATACGGGTACAATTAGCCGAGGAGCCAGTATGGGAAAGGCGTGCCGATGACGCCCGGGGCAAGAATCTCCTCTTGCttgaggaaggaagagcaacCACGCGAGGAGGGAAAG GTTCGAGCAACCTGGCAGGTGACATGTCCAAACTCTCGGTTCGTGACAGTGCCCAGTCCCGTGAACTCGCCTTGGAACGCGGCGATGCAAACCCGGCATTACGGGCCGGGCGAGTAGATGTTCAGATTCAGGAGAAGGATAACCTAGCGTATGAGCACGTCACAGCACCGGAGATGCGCCCAGGGGACGACAAAGGAGGCTCTATTGAAGGCTACGTGCCTCAAGAGTTTtaa
- a CDS encoding sugar porter family MFS transporter (predicted transporter (major facilitator superfamily)) has translation MSPKDVLPLLPLRSQVVADVLNRSVVVCPARIKNMIRCRLPIDGFLFGYDSGIITSTISLATFKDYFGNPSGTVTGGVVSSFQGGAIAGTMVNMVFADKIGRKYSILVGAIISCLGCAIQAGAVAMSMLIVGRFIAGVAVGMLTATIPMYASELSEPQWRASLSGLLQWMLSWGYLVAQWLGYGCSFNTTEFSWRFPLAFQCIPGIILVVGIWFLNESPRWLMEKDRQEEARQVLMSLRKGKDPELIELEFQEIRDVILADRAMGEITWRSIISKPSWRRRLLLGCGVQAFGPLSGTNVINYYGPTIYNILGIDNHTSLMIIGISGALSVVYCTIGLYLLDKVGRIRPLLVSAAGLAAALLVNAVQAQYMDQSNTNQLRSMVAMNFVFSFFYTPLGIISWVYPAEIFPVEVRALGNAITTFTNWTVNLVFAQFSPNALDSVGFKYFYLFFVLNLIAFVCYWFFYPETKGRTLEQMDELFGDQIVPHALQDPEGAAAAMEKERALTDHVEFGENKSQV, from the exons ATGAGCCCCAAGGACGTTCTCCCCTTGTTGCCATTGAGAAGTCAAGTCGTAGCCGACGTACTGAACAGATCTGTGGTAGTTTGTCCAGCCAGGatcaagaacatgatcaGATGCCGCCTTCCCATTGACG GGTTCCTCTTCGGCTATGATAGCGGTATCATCACTTCGACTATATCCTTGGCCACATTCAAGGATTACTTCGGCAACCCTAGTGGCACGGTAACCGGTGGAGTGGTGTCTTCATTCCAGGGTGGTGCTATCGCAGGAACAATGGTTAATATGGTTTTCGCTGATAAGATTGGTCGAAAGTACTCCATCTTGGTCGGTGCCATAATTTCCTGTCTGGGATGTGCTATCCAAGCCGGCGCTGTGGCTATGTCGATGTTGATTGTAGGCCGATTCATTGCGGGAGTAGCAGTCGGCATGCTTACTGCTACTATCCCCATGTATGCCTCGGAGCTCTCTGAGCCTCAATGGCGTGCTTCTTTATCCGGCTTACTACAGTGGATGCTGAGTTGGGGCTATCTCGTAGCGCAGTGGCTAGGATATGGTTGCTCTTTCAACACCACAGAATTCTCAT GGCGCTTCCCTTTGGCATTTCAATGCATCCCGGGTATAATCCTGGTGGTGGGCATCTGGTTCCTCAACGAGTCTCCCAGATGGCTTATGGAGAAGGATCGTCAAGAAGAGGCGAGACAAGTGCTCATGAGCCTCCGTAAGGGGAAAGATCCCGAGTTGATTGAGCTGGAATTTCAAGAGATCCGTGATGTTATCTTGGCTGACCGTGCGATGGGCGAGATTACCTGGAGGTCCATCATTTCAAAGCCTTCTTGGCGTCGTCGACTACTGCTTGGTTGCGGTGTTCAAGCTTTTGGTCCCCTATCTGGCACCAACGTTATCAACTA CTATGGCCCGACGATCTATAACATTCTAGGCATTGACAACCATACCTCCCTTATGATCATCGGTATCAGTGGAGCCCTTTCAGTTGTCTACTGTACTATCGGACTCTATCTTCTGGATAAAGTTGGTCGTATTAGACCTTTGCTCGTATCGGCTGCTGGCCTTGCGGCGGCATTACTGGTCAACGCAGTGCAAGCACAATACATGGATCAGAGCAATACTAACCAGCTGCGCTCAATGGTGGCCATGAACTTTGTCTTCAGCTTTTTCTACACACCATTGGGTATCATCTCTTGGGTCTACCCTGCCGAGATCTTCCCTGTTGAGGTCCGAGCCTTGGGTAATGCGATTACAACTTTCACTAATTGGACAGTAAACTTGGTCTTTGCCCAGTTCTCACCAAACGCGCTTGACTCTGTCGGCTTCAAgtatttctatctctttttcGTGCTGAACCTCATCGCATTCGTGTGCTACTGGTTCTTCTACCCAGAAACTAAGGGCCGTACACTGGAGCAGATGGACGAGCTCTTCGGGGACCAGATCGTGCCACATGCATTGCAGGACCCAGAaggagctgctgctgcgatggagaaggaaagagcaTTGACAGACCATGTGGAGTTTGGCGAGAACAAGTCGCAGGTGTAA